The following are encoded together in the Novipirellula artificiosorum genome:
- the proC gene encoding pyrroline-5-carboxylate reductase: MEYQRLVVVGGGQMGRALLCGMLDNGVIPESAAQVVEPSKTSRNWWQENRPKVHVTEDLKTAIPSADLVLLAVKPAMISKVAKQSPNAWDGKLVISIAAGIRMNTLCDLICHNRIIRVMPNTPCLVGEGASAYCCGQSVTSEDRSWIDSALGSVGMAVEVDEGQMDAVTGLSGSGPAYVCLMIEGLADGGVFAGLPRDLATKLATQTVLGTAKMIAETGRHPAELKDAVASPGGTTIAGLRSLEQNRLRAGLMDAVIASAERSRELG, translated from the coding sequence ATGGAATACCAGCGTCTAGTAGTCGTCGGCGGCGGACAAATGGGGCGTGCACTGCTGTGCGGCATGCTGGACAACGGTGTGATCCCCGAATCAGCAGCCCAAGTCGTCGAACCGAGCAAGACCAGCCGAAATTGGTGGCAGGAGAATCGACCTAAAGTCCATGTCACAGAGGACTTAAAGACAGCCATCCCATCGGCTGACCTCGTTTTATTGGCTGTCAAACCGGCCATGATTAGCAAAGTAGCCAAACAAAGCCCGAACGCCTGGGACGGGAAATTGGTCATTTCCATCGCGGCTGGAATCCGAATGAACACCCTATGTGACCTGATTTGCCACAACCGCATCATCCGAGTGATGCCAAACACCCCCTGTCTGGTTGGCGAGGGCGCGTCCGCGTATTGTTGCGGACAAAGCGTCACCAGCGAGGATAGAAGTTGGATCGATTCGGCACTCGGCAGTGTCGGAATGGCGGTCGAGGTCGATGAAGGCCAAATGGATGCGGTGACCGGGTTAAGCGGTTCAGGGCCAGCCTACGTCTGCTTGATGATCGAAGGCTTGGCCGATGGAGGCGTTTTTGCTGGCTTGCCCCGGGATTTGGCAACAAAACTCGCAACGCAAACGGTTTTGGGGACTGCCAAGATGATCGCCGAAACGGGCCGGCATCCCGCCGAATTAAAAGACGCCGTGGCCAGTCCGGGGGGGACGACCATTGCTGGTTTGCGAAGCCTGGAACAGAATAGGCTGCGCGCCGGTCTGATGGATGCAGTCATTGCCTCTGCCGAGCGCAGCCGCGAGCTTGGTTGA
- the eda gene encoding bifunctional 4-hydroxy-2-oxoglutarate aldolase/2-dehydro-3-deoxy-phosphogluconate aldolase has translation MIDQLTKLRIIPVVAIESSLDAEPLADALCEGGLPVAEITLRTDAGIGAIAALSRRQDFLVGAGTVHSVEQAKRVADAGAKFIVSPGFNPKTVQWCLDHQMPIFPGTSSPTDLEMALEFGLSVVKFFPAEQIGGVKMVKALASPYGDLRFIPTGGIHAGNLSDYLNLPSVIACGGSWMVKSNWLTEGRFEEIKRMTAEAVAL, from the coding sequence ATGATCGATCAACTTACGAAACTTCGTATCATTCCCGTTGTCGCAATCGAATCCTCACTCGATGCAGAGCCGCTCGCCGACGCGCTCTGCGAAGGTGGGTTGCCGGTTGCTGAGATCACGCTGCGTACCGATGCAGGAATCGGCGCCATCGCAGCGCTTTCGAGACGCCAGGATTTTCTGGTCGGAGCGGGAACCGTTCACAGTGTGGAGCAAGCCAAACGGGTTGCGGATGCGGGGGCGAAGTTTATCGTTTCACCTGGCTTCAACCCCAAGACCGTCCAGTGGTGTTTGGATCATCAGATGCCAATCTTCCCAGGCACGTCGAGTCCAACCGATTTGGAGATGGCCTTGGAGTTCGGGCTGTCGGTCGTCAAGTTTTTCCCTGCCGAACAAATCGGCGGCGTCAAGATGGTCAAGGCCTTGGCGAGTCCCTACGGCGATCTTCGTTTTATCCCAACCGGCGGGATTCACGCTGGAAACTTAAGCGACTACCTCAACCTGCCCTCGGTGATTGCTTGTGGTGGCAGTTGGATGGTGAAGTCCAATTGGCTAACGGAAGGTCGTTTTGAAGAAATCAAGCGAATGACCGCCGAAGCCGTCGCGCTGTAG
- the argB gene encoding acetylglutamate kinase: MEEAIAKANTLIEAMGWIRQFRGTTTVIKLGGSVLEDELALMHILLDVIFMESVGMRPVLVHGGGKAINRALAESGIEPNFKRGRRVTDDATLKVVEKVLAGDLNVHLTQEIERFGGRAMNLSFLTTNVLFGQKLESPEDEDLGFVGEVTRVDRNVIEGLTYTDQVPVMPSMCEGPDGQHYNVNADTAAMAVAQALGAEKLVFLSDVNGVRRDKDDPDTIIHSLSSDEARELIRSGVIESGMIPKVEACLETLGRGVKKVHIIDGRLRHSLLLEIYTTSGVGTEIHL; this comes from the coding sequence GTGGAAGAAGCGATTGCCAAAGCGAATACACTCATCGAAGCGATGGGATGGATCCGCCAATTTCGCGGGACCACCACGGTGATCAAACTGGGCGGCAGCGTGCTGGAGGATGAGTTAGCACTGATGCACATTTTGTTAGATGTGATCTTTATGGAATCGGTCGGAATGCGTCCCGTTTTGGTCCATGGTGGCGGAAAGGCGATCAACCGCGCCTTGGCGGAATCGGGAATCGAGCCGAACTTCAAACGTGGCCGTCGTGTCACGGATGATGCGACGCTGAAGGTGGTTGAGAAGGTCTTAGCCGGTGACTTGAACGTTCATTTAACTCAAGAAATCGAGCGGTTCGGTGGTCGAGCGATGAACTTGTCGTTCCTCACCACCAATGTTCTGTTTGGCCAGAAATTGGAGTCGCCCGAGGACGAGGATTTGGGGTTTGTTGGTGAGGTCACACGAGTCGATCGGAATGTGATCGAAGGGTTGACGTACACGGATCAAGTCCCTGTGATGCCGTCGATGTGCGAAGGTCCGGATGGGCAACATTACAATGTCAACGCGGATACGGCGGCCATGGCGGTCGCACAGGCATTGGGGGCTGAAAAGTTGGTGTTTTTATCCGACGTGAACGGCGTTCGCCGCGACAAAGACGATCCCGACACGATCATTCACTCCCTTTCGTCTGACGAAGCAAGAGAGCTGATTCGGTCCGGTGTGATTGAATCGGGGATGATCCCGAAAGTCGAAGCCTGTTTGGAAACCCTTGGCCGCGGTGTCAAGAAGGTCCACATCATCGACGGCCGATTGCGTCATTCGTTGCTTTTAGAGATCTACACGACGAGCGGTGTCGGTACCGAGATTCACCTGTAG
- a CDS encoding sugar kinase, with amino-acid sequence MSQPLSIKAADRCQFDLVSLGEVMIRLDPGETRIRTARQFHVWEGGGEYNVARGLRRCFGLRTGLVSAFADNEIGRLAEDLILQGGVDMSFVKWMPYDGLGRTIRNGLNFTERGFGIRGAVGCSDRGLTAASQLKAGDVDWELLFGELGVRWFHTGGIYAALSDSTPEVVIEAVQCAKKHGTVVSYDLNYRPSLWKGIGGHAKAQQVNREIAKCVDVMIGNEEDFTACLGLDVEGVDENIRGIDVGSFKRMIEKAVAEFPNFLATGTTLREVHTATVNDWSAIVWYDGKFYESNDYPKLEIMDRVGGGDSFASGLIYGFLNTGDPAKAVNYGAAHGALAMTTPGDTTMVTVEEVEKIIAGGGARVVR; translated from the coding sequence ATGAGTCAACCGCTTTCGATAAAAGCTGCGGATCGTTGCCAGTTCGATCTGGTGTCGCTCGGTGAGGTGATGATCCGGCTCGATCCCGGCGAAACACGTATCCGCACGGCCCGGCAATTCCATGTTTGGGAAGGTGGCGGCGAGTACAACGTGGCCCGTGGATTGCGTCGCTGCTTTGGACTGCGAACGGGATTGGTCAGTGCTTTCGCAGACAATGAAATTGGTCGCCTTGCCGAAGATCTAATCTTGCAGGGCGGAGTCGACATGAGTTTCGTCAAATGGATGCCTTACGATGGCTTGGGACGCACCATTCGCAATGGACTGAACTTTACCGAACGAGGCTTTGGGATTCGTGGCGCCGTGGGGTGCTCGGATCGCGGTTTGACCGCCGCCAGCCAATTGAAGGCGGGCGATGTCGACTGGGAACTTCTGTTCGGGGAATTGGGGGTTCGCTGGTTTCACACCGGCGGGATCTACGCCGCATTGAGCGATTCAACTCCTGAAGTCGTGATTGAAGCGGTCCAGTGTGCAAAGAAGCATGGCACAGTCGTCAGCTACGACTTGAATTATCGGCCCTCGCTGTGGAAGGGGATTGGCGGCCATGCGAAAGCTCAGCAAGTGAACCGCGAAATTGCGAAGTGCGTCGATGTGATGATCGGCAATGAAGAGGATTTCACTGCCTGCTTGGGTTTGGACGTCGAAGGAGTCGACGAGAACATTCGCGGAATTGATGTGGGGTCGTTCAAGCGGATGATTGAAAAGGCGGTTGCCGAGTTTCCCAATTTCTTGGCAACCGGAACGACGCTACGAGAAGTCCACACGGCGACGGTCAACGATTGGAGTGCAATCGTGTGGTACGACGGCAAGTTCTATGAGTCGAACGATTATCCAAAACTGGAAATCATGGACCGGGTCGGCGGTGGCGACAGTTTCGCGAGCGGATTGATCTACGGATTTCTGAACACGGGCGATCCAGCAAAGGCCGTCAACTACGGTGCCGCCCACGGTGCGCTGGCAATGACCACGCCTGGTGACACGACCATGGTCACCGTTGAAGAAGTCGAAAAAATCATTGCGGGCGGTGGAGCGAGAGTGGTCCGCTAG
- a CDS encoding Trm112 family protein has protein sequence MIDPTLLAILRCPLTGQPLHEAENSLINRINEEIGKGEIRDALDQRITVPIDSGLRIDGGKTVYPIRAGIVCMVADEAIVLE, from the coding sequence ATGATTGACCCAACTTTACTCGCGATCTTGCGGTGTCCACTCACTGGGCAACCGCTCCATGAGGCGGAGAATTCCCTCATTAACCGCATCAATGAGGAAATCGGGAAGGGAGAAATTCGGGATGCATTGGACCAGCGAATCACCGTCCCTATCGATTCAGGGTTGCGGATCGACGGCGGCAAAACCGTCTATCCGATCCGAGCTGGCATCGTCTGCATGGTCGCTGACGAAGCGATCGTGTTGGAGTGA